A section of the Pediococcus inopinatus genome encodes:
- a CDS encoding nitroreductase family protein, which yields MNTNFLDALKQRRTIYNLGKNVTLPETDINHLIKSAIRESPTAFNNQTLRAVILYGEKHDQLWDIVANRLKSEVPTEEIYAGTKQKVDSFKAGFGTILYFTDQSVVADYEKQVPLYATNFEAWAEQGLGGAQQNVWTALSENKIGASLQHYNPLIDGEVRIAFDIPTNWVLRAQMPFGSIEAPAAAKTYLEDDKRFRVLK from the coding sequence ATGAATACAAATTTTTTAGATGCTTTAAAGCAACGACGTACAATTTATAATCTCGGCAAAAATGTGACCTTACCTGAAACTGACATTAATCACTTAATTAAATCGGCTATTCGTGAGTCACCAACCGCGTTTAACAATCAAACTCTTCGTGCAGTTATTTTGTACGGTGAAAAACACGATCAACTTTGGGACATCGTGGCCAATCGCTTAAAATCAGAAGTGCCCACTGAAGAAATCTACGCTGGCACTAAACAAAAAGTTGATAGTTTCAAAGCTGGCTTCGGGACTATCCTCTACTTCACAGATCAAAGTGTGGTTGCTGATTACGAAAAACAGGTTCCTTTATATGCAACAAACTTTGAGGCGTGGGCAGAACAAGGCCTTGGTGGTGCGCAACAAAACGTTTGGACTGCCTTATCAGAAAATAAAATTGGAGCTAGTTTACAGCATTACAATCCACTCATTGATGGTGAAGTGCGCATTGCCTTTGATATCCCAACAAATTGGGTTTTGCGTGCTCAAATGCCTTTTGGGTCAATTGAAGCCCCTGCTGCTGCTAAAACCTACTTAGAAGATGACAAACGATTCCGCGTTCTAAAATAA
- a CDS encoding DUF1304 domain-containing protein translates to MTTFVIFLTALIGLEHLLIMLLEMFAGPNTQAKAFDLSPSFVKQPSAQVAFGNQGIYNGALGLLIISTLFFFSGPTLITILRLLMFFVMVVGTYGGLTATKKIFGLQLLPATIVFILLFLV, encoded by the coding sequence ATGACGACTTTTGTGATTTTTTTAACCGCGCTAATCGGACTTGAACACTTGCTTATTATGCTTTTAGAAATGTTCGCGGGTCCTAACACGCAAGCCAAGGCTTTTGACCTGTCACCCAGCTTTGTTAAACAACCTAGTGCCCAAGTGGCTTTTGGTAATCAGGGTATTTACAATGGTGCCCTTGGCTTACTGATCATTAGCACATTATTCTTTTTTAGTGGTCCAACTTTGATAACCATTCTGCGCCTTTTAATGTTTTTCGTGATGGTTGTCGGCACTTACGGCGGTTTAACTGCTACAAAGAAAATTTTTGGTCTCCAATTGTTACCTGCTACCATCGTTTTTATTTTGTTATTTTTAGTCTGA
- a CDS encoding GNAT family N-acetyltransferase: MRPVTVDDAEDMYAYAKDPETVKYLSFDYYKNLTEAKTEILNYFVKSPQGKWGIKLKANHKLIGTIDFRLDAPDLKAEIGYAIGRENWGNGYAPEAATRVLRLGFAELGLKRIEALHCSENPKSGRVMQKIGMQKEGVLHNNTQLKGRTVDDVLYAITEDQWRKQIGK; this comes from the coding sequence TTGCGTCCGGTAACCGTGGACGATGCGGAAGATATGTATGCTTACGCAAAGGATCCAGAAACTGTGAAGTATTTGTCATTTGACTATTACAAAAATTTGACGGAAGCAAAAACGGAAATCTTGAACTATTTTGTCAAATCTCCTCAGGGTAAGTGGGGGATCAAACTAAAAGCTAATCACAAATTAATTGGCACAATCGATTTTCGTTTGGATGCACCAGATTTAAAAGCGGAAATTGGCTATGCAATTGGACGTGAGAATTGGGGAAATGGGTATGCACCGGAAGCTGCAACTCGTGTTTTACGACTTGGATTTGCAGAGCTAGGACTGAAACGAATTGAGGCGCTACATTGTTCAGAAAATCCAAAGTCTGGACGTGTCATGCAGAAGATTGGTATGCAAAAGGAAGGTGTGTTGCACAATAATACACAACTAAAAGGACGAACGGTGGATGATGTGTTGTATGCCATTACTGAAGATCAGTGGCGAAAACAAATAGGAAAATAG
- a CDS encoding aminopeptidase P family protein — MYINRIKNLQTKLTSLKIDGLLIENEFNLLYLTGFDGQQGDGRLVVTPSGATLITDARYEEDLNERLENGIQLVITRDYMKVITKLVHTQSIKTLGFEDTIIYSDFAKLEQLPNLKLQATDGVVNHLRAVKGPEEITANTKAIELSDQGFNYLLTQIKPGLTEIQVSNILDNWMKAHGSTGASFETIVASGVRAAMPHGAATTKVINSGEMITIDFGYYVNGYTSDITRTIALGDPDPKLKEIYNIVKVAQQKVMDAVKPGVSGKTLDKIGRDFITSKGYGKEFNHGMGHGIGLDIHEYPESYGAMPAFKVSQNEILTVEPGIYVKDLGGIRIEDDVLVTASGCQRLSQITQDLIIL; from the coding sequence ATGTATATCAACCGAATTAAAAACCTACAAACAAAATTAACCAGTTTAAAAATAGATGGTTTATTGATTGAAAATGAATTCAATCTTCTCTATTTAACTGGTTTTGATGGCCAACAAGGTGATGGCCGTTTAGTCGTCACCCCATCTGGTGCCACCCTCATTACTGATGCACGTTATGAAGAGGATCTCAACGAACGTTTAGAAAATGGCATCCAGCTTGTTATCACGCGGGATTACATGAAAGTTATTACCAAGTTAGTGCACACGCAATCTATCAAAACATTGGGATTCGAAGACACAATCATTTATTCAGATTTCGCCAAACTTGAACAGTTACCCAATTTAAAACTACAAGCCACTGATGGCGTTGTAAATCACTTGAGAGCAGTTAAAGGCCCTGAAGAAATTACTGCCAATACGAAAGCAATTGAACTTTCTGACCAAGGATTTAACTATTTATTAACCCAAATCAAACCCGGATTAACCGAAATTCAAGTTTCTAACATTTTAGATAACTGGATGAAAGCTCATGGGTCAACCGGTGCTTCGTTTGAGACCATTGTTGCTAGTGGCGTCCGTGCAGCCATGCCTCATGGAGCGGCCACAACAAAAGTAATCAATTCTGGCGAAATGATCACCATCGATTTTGGTTACTACGTAAATGGATATACTTCTGATATTACTCGGACAATTGCTTTAGGTGACCCAGATCCTAAACTAAAAGAAATTTACAATATTGTCAAAGTTGCCCAACAAAAAGTAATGGACGCGGTTAAACCAGGAGTTTCTGGTAAAACTTTGGATAAAATTGGCCGTGATTTTATTACTTCTAAAGGCTATGGTAAAGAATTTAATCATGGAATGGGCCATGGCATTGGTTTAGATATTCACGAATATCCTGAAAGTTATGGTGCTATGCCAGCATTCAAAGTTTCACAAAACGAGATTTTAACTGTGGAACCGGGAATCTATGTAAAAGATCTTGGTGGTATTCGGATTGAAGATGATGTTCTAGTTACCGCTTCAGGTTGCCAACGACTTTCTCAAATCACACAAGATTTAATTATTTTATAG
- a CDS encoding ECF transporter S component — MGSKNVTRLVVIAMMAAISYILLLFGFPILPGFSFLKIDFANVPILIIMLMYGPGAGIATTAVAGLLDIVTKDSSMVGIIGIIANFLATMCFALPIYYAVRKHVTEGIRKQIKYVIRGIIVGTISMAVFMSLANLFVLLPLYFKLVSFQINLSTLKMVLYGVLPFNLIKGAVVGLATGIIYGRMVPWLQSRLRTAKH, encoded by the coding sequence ATGGGTAGCAAAAATGTTACACGTTTGGTGGTCATTGCAATGATGGCTGCAATTTCATATATTTTATTGTTGTTTGGGTTTCCAATTTTACCAGGGTTTAGTTTCCTGAAAATTGATTTCGCGAATGTACCGATCCTAATCATCATGCTAATGTATGGGCCAGGAGCAGGAATTGCCACAACGGCCGTGGCAGGACTACTGGACATTGTTACAAAAGACAGTAGCATGGTTGGCATTATTGGTATTATTGCGAATTTCTTAGCCACAATGTGCTTTGCATTGCCAATCTATTATGCGGTTCGTAAGCATGTAACAGAAGGAATTCGTAAACAAATTAAATATGTGATCCGCGGAATTATTGTAGGAACCATATCAATGGCAGTGTTTATGAGCCTAGCTAATTTGTTTGTTTTATTGCCGCTTTATTTTAAATTAGTAAGTTTCCAAATTAACTTATCAACCCTTAAAATGGTGCTGTATGGTGTTTTACCATTTAATCTGATTAAGGGGGCAGTTGTTGGACTTGCGACTGGAATTATTTATGGTCGGATGGTTCCTTGGTTGCAAAGCCGTCTTCGAACTGCGAAACATTAA
- a CDS encoding transposase, whose protein sequence is MTKKKYSVDFRKMIVKLYQDGAPVADLTDEYGVSNVTIYKWINLYKEDKGSGISKSDVLALQKRLKQLESENDILKKALTIFAKK, encoded by the coding sequence ATGACCAAGAAAAAGTACTCAGTAGATTTTAGAAAAATGATTGTCAAGCTGTACCAGGATGGCGCCCCGGTAGCTGATCTTACAGACGAATATGGTGTATCAAATGTAACTATTTACAAATGGATTAATCTATATAAAGAAGACAAAGGAAGTGGAATTTCCAAATCAGATGTTTTAGCGTTGCAAAAACGTTTGAAACAGCTAGAAAGTGAGAATGACATCTTAAAAAAAGCCTTAACCATATTCGCCAAAAAGTAA
- a CDS encoding IS3 family transposase yields the protein MRQKVNPDDWQTAVDINLKHHSIKETCKVLSVPRSTYYEHQQNHVSPQAKRRKTLSQSIKRIYFNSRRIYGAPKILKALQKEGKTASIKLVQRLMRQMGLKSITRKKWHYQQTNDIDATDYSNILAQDFRTTSPNQKWCADITYIHTKANGWCYLSSIQDLYSRKIIAHKISRHMTADLVISTFQQAFETRKTTNNLIVHTDLGSQYRSAGFEQILAQHHIRHSYSKRGCPYDNSCLESFHASLKKEEVYQHHYQDFEEANAAIFSYIESFYNSARIHSSIDYLTPNEKEKLVA from the coding sequence ATTCGCCAAAAAGTAAACCCAGATGACTGGCAGACAGCCGTTGATATTAATTTGAAGCACCATAGTATCAAAGAAACCTGTAAAGTACTCTCAGTTCCACGCTCAACTTACTATGAACATCAGCAGAATCATGTATCGCCACAAGCCAAGCGTCGTAAGACACTTAGCCAGTCGATTAAACGCATTTACTTTAATTCTAGACGTATCTACGGGGCACCTAAAATTCTAAAAGCGTTACAAAAAGAAGGTAAGACTGCCAGTATTAAGCTAGTTCAACGATTAATGCGCCAAATGGGGTTAAAATCAATCACGCGCAAGAAGTGGCATTATCAACAAACTAATGATATTGATGCGACTGATTATTCAAATATACTCGCGCAAGATTTTCGTACAACCAGTCCAAATCAAAAGTGGTGTGCAGACATAACTTATATTCACACCAAAGCCAATGGCTGGTGTTATTTATCAAGCATTCAGGATTTATATTCACGTAAAATCATTGCCCATAAAATCAGCCGTCATATGACTGCTGATCTTGTGATCAGCACTTTTCAACAAGCCTTTGAAACTAGAAAGACGACTAATAACTTAATTGTGCATACCGATCTGGGTAGCCAGTACCGCAGTGCTGGCTTTGAACAGATCTTAGCGCAACACCATATTCGCCATTCTTATAGCAAGCGTGGCTGTCCCTATGACAATTCATGTTTGGAATCATTTCACGCCAGTTTGAAAAAAGAAGAGGTTTACCAACACCATTATCAGGATTTTGAAGAAGCAAATGCTGCAATATTCAGCTACATTGAGAGCTTTTATAACAGTGCTCGAATTCACAGTAGCATTGATTATTTAACTCCAAATGAAAAGGAAAAATTAGTCGCTTAA
- a CDS encoding DUF6056 family protein: MVKRFTKGIYFSFIFIFFVCFRYFLILCSDDFFWAGDKGQYLLHHFFVGNSTFGGSGNGRYLGSILEIYSVRHLIVGMLAYGIFLTLLIYLIYKICGSNNISLILATLAILLIPTGIFTDVIAWNAAFVNYVPPMVTSLTFIWINKQGLKDNYGLDVFLLILMLCGQLFLESMTIYQFLMVAFMIILQKYVLKDKVSKYNYFAFVGSIIGTILMVINPSYHMISNSSYRQTSHSILQIMHNYVF; encoded by the coding sequence ATGGTAAAAAGATTCACAAAAGGAATATATTTTAGCTTCATTTTTATATTTTTTGTTTGTTTTAGATATTTTCTAATATTATGTAGTGATGACTTTTTTTGGGCAGGGGATAAGGGACAATATCTTTTGCATCATTTTTTTGTTGGTAACTCCACATTTGGCGGAAGTGGCAATGGTAGATATTTGGGCAGTATTCTTGAAATTTATTCAGTTAGGCATTTGATTGTTGGTATGCTTGCTTATGGTATATTTCTAACTCTTTTAATTTACTTGATTTATAAGATTTGTGGATCAAACAATATTTCTTTGATTTTGGCAACACTTGCGATTCTATTGATACCGACTGGTATTTTTACCGATGTAATTGCGTGGAATGCAGCATTTGTTAATTATGTGCCACCAATGGTGACGTCTTTAACGTTTATTTGGATTAATAAACAAGGACTTAAAGATAATTATGGACTTGATGTATTTTTGTTGATTCTGATGCTTTGTGGCCAATTGTTTTTAGAAAGTATGACAATCTATCAGTTTTTAATGGTTGCTTTTATGATAATTCTTCAAAAATATGTTTTGAAAGATAAAGTCAGTAAATATAATTACTTTGCTTTTGTCGGATCAATTATTGGAACTATATTAATGGTGATCAATCCGTCCTATCATATGATTAGTAATTCTAGTTATAGGCAAACCTCACATAGTATATTACAAATTATGCATAATTATGTTTTTTAA
- a CDS encoding IS30 family transposase, which translates to MKEVFVLVQEQLITSHVKGHHLTQIERGRIAGLLSAGKSARQIAAEIGVCHQTINNELKRGRIQQVKKLNGKEQYFSVYAPDTAQVRYQTNRQRCHRPLKFKFVTNFLAYFDDHFHQDDWSPDAAVGFAHQQHLFKRTEMVCTKTLYNYIDAQLLEIRNLDLVEKANRRTKHHWSNKHRRLAGKSIEERPKRVDKRKEFGHFEIDTVVGKRSGHESVLLTFTERKTRYDIVRLIEGKDADSVSYALKGICAEFGDLIKSVTADNGTEFTALNAVLDGVADIYYAHPYSSFERATNETHNRMIRRYLPKGHSLDTIGPKTVSMVESRLNQLPRRILKYQTPKEAFQIEAARIRKSCSA; encoded by the coding sequence ATGAAAGAGGTTTTCGTCTTGGTGCAAGAACAGCTTATCACATCTCACGTAAAGGGTCATCATTTAACTCAAATTGAGCGAGGCAGAATTGCTGGCTTACTTTCTGCAGGCAAATCTGCTCGTCAAATTGCCGCTGAAATTGGTGTCTGTCATCAAACTATTAATAATGAGCTTAAGCGTGGCCGCATTCAACAGGTAAAGAAACTCAATGGTAAAGAACAGTACTTTAGCGTTTATGCGCCTGATACGGCCCAAGTTCGGTATCAAACGAATCGACAACGCTGTCATCGACCTCTAAAATTTAAATTTGTTACTAACTTTCTGGCTTACTTTGATGATCATTTCCACCAAGATGATTGGTCACCTGATGCAGCAGTCGGCTTCGCCCACCAACAACATCTGTTTAAGCGCACGGAGATGGTTTGTACGAAAACTCTCTACAACTATATCGATGCGCAATTGTTAGAGATCCGTAATCTTGATTTGGTGGAGAAGGCTAACCGTCGTACTAAACATCACTGGTCAAACAAGCATCGACGTTTAGCTGGTAAAAGTATTGAGGAACGTCCTAAAAGGGTCGACAAACGCAAGGAATTTGGCCACTTTGAGATTGATACTGTAGTTGGTAAACGAAGTGGACATGAAAGTGTATTATTGACCTTCACGGAACGTAAAACTCGTTATGATATTGTTCGCTTGATTGAAGGCAAAGATGCTGATTCGGTATCGTATGCACTTAAGGGAATTTGTGCTGAATTTGGTGATCTTATTAAATCTGTTACTGCTGACAACGGAACGGAGTTCACAGCCTTGAATGCAGTCTTAGACGGCGTAGCTGACATCTATTATGCCCATCCGTATAGTTCCTTTGAAAGAGCAACCAATGAAACTCATAACCGCATGATTAGACGATATTTACCTAAGGGACACTCATTAGATACGATTGGTCCCAAGACGGTTTCAATGGTTGAAAGTCGTCTTAACCAATTACCGCGACGTATCTTGAAGTATCAAACCCCAAAAGAAGCTTTTCAAATTGAAGCAGCACGTATTCGTAAATCATGTAGTGCGTAG
- a CDS encoding LTA synthase family protein, which yields MKIKNQTANILFVGILALLLVESLLLTNHPTANITLLTGYAFILGVYLQNFYQKIATPKTIRIIVTILELVSIALAIIYQSEITLIFLPVVSLLFISSWSSSLFNYDKGNEIFSSTSSGMILGLVLIFSNPLSKQILTRYFSEQSPALLANILRHVSLFSFFTILIAIIYAFVISKGLSLRFSGVKNKLITLPVSIFLISGCYLIFNYSQFYGQGLKTLIWRQNGQLYLGLLNFFLITLLYLIIQIIFNRFWYANTSFVMLMLIWSYANFAKISARDEPIIGSDLGLIKSLPDIIKMVNVKIVLLLLVGLIILIIGSAFMQRHFLKGKIYNLPTRIILLFASGFILYGFAQTENQLNLIAWKNQKPTNDNIFFTALNNSGFHAHPESLEYSSNKFGPVVTFFGTVIIKTMDKPNNYNKKSIDNITQKYQALATQINKTRENNSLNSQTVIYVLSESYADPRMVPSVKLSKNPIPYEQKIERTNTSGLMYSSGYGGGTANIEFEALTGLSMNNFDPSLVTPYVFLVPKVSNLPVITDYFKTKNAIHPYTGTTYNRTTVFKKFGFQHFYNFNGNKLSYTKKIGKSQYVSDDSAYKQLLKQVNSTKKGQFIQLSTMQNHMPYTPGTYAKNEYKATGRLTNYSLKKVESYSQGLNYTDQALKKLIGRVSKMKKHVTIVWYGDHLPGLYDGPIVAGKNATKYDNRLHQTNYFIYSNFKHQPLSHTKVVSPNMFTPMVFQQTNTKVSPYIALLTEINRYVPAAERNKFMNSNGQYIPKNSLSEKSKKFLQDYKLIQYDITAGKQYSLKNKNFIK from the coding sequence TTGAAAATAAAAAACCAAACTGCAAATATTCTTTTTGTCGGTATATTGGCTTTATTATTAGTTGAATCCTTATTACTTACAAATCATCCAACCGCTAATATCACACTTTTAACGGGCTATGCATTTATACTTGGTGTCTACTTGCAAAATTTCTATCAAAAGATTGCAACTCCAAAAACAATAAGGATCATAGTAACCATCTTAGAATTAGTATCCATCGCTTTGGCCATTATTTATCAATCAGAAATAACCTTGATCTTCCTTCCAGTTGTTAGTCTTCTATTCATTTCCAGCTGGTCATCGTCCCTTTTTAACTATGATAAAGGTAATGAAATTTTTTCATCGACTTCGTCAGGCATGATTTTAGGACTTGTTTTGATCTTTTCTAATCCCTTGTCCAAACAGATTTTAACACGTTACTTTTCAGAACAGAGTCCAGCTTTGCTAGCAAACATTTTAAGACACGTAAGTCTCTTTTCTTTTTTCACCATACTAATAGCCATAATATATGCCTTTGTCATTTCCAAAGGCTTATCTTTACGTTTTAGTGGCGTTAAAAACAAATTGATCACTTTACCTGTTTCTATTTTTTTAATCAGTGGTTGCTACCTTATTTTTAATTACTCTCAATTTTATGGGCAGGGGCTTAAGACATTAATTTGGCGACAGAATGGTCAATTATACCTTGGCTTGCTCAACTTTTTTCTAATAACCTTACTGTACTTAATTATCCAAATCATTTTTAATCGATTTTGGTATGCTAATACTTCGTTTGTAATGTTAATGCTAATTTGGAGTTACGCAAATTTTGCAAAAATATCAGCACGTGATGAACCAATCATCGGATCCGACCTTGGATTAATCAAATCTCTTCCAGATATCATAAAAATGGTCAACGTAAAAATAGTCTTACTTTTGCTAGTTGGTCTGATTATTTTAATAATTGGATCAGCCTTTATGCAACGACATTTTTTAAAAGGCAAAATTTATAATTTACCAACAAGAATAATTTTACTGTTTGCTTCAGGCTTTATCTTGTATGGTTTTGCACAGACCGAAAATCAATTGAATTTGATTGCCTGGAAAAACCAAAAACCTACTAACGATAATATTTTCTTTACTGCCTTAAATAACTCAGGCTTTCATGCACATCCTGAATCTTTAGAATATTCTTCAAATAAATTTGGACCTGTTGTAACATTCTTTGGAACCGTAATTATAAAAACGATGGACAAACCAAATAATTACAACAAAAAATCGATTGACAACATTACACAAAAATATCAGGCTTTAGCAACTCAGATTAATAAAACACGAGAAAATAATAGTTTGAATTCACAAACAGTCATTTATGTTTTGAGTGAAAGCTATGCAGATCCAAGAATGGTTCCCTCAGTTAAATTATCAAAAAATCCTATTCCTTATGAACAAAAAATTGAACGAACTAACACTTCTGGACTAATGTACAGCTCTGGTTATGGTGGAGGAACAGCAAATATTGAGTTTGAAGCCTTAACTGGGCTTTCAATGAATAACTTTGATCCTTCTTTAGTCACACCTTATGTATTTCTAGTTCCAAAAGTTAGTAATTTACCGGTAATCACTGACTATTTCAAAACAAAGAATGCTATTCATCCTTATACTGGCACAACATATAATCGAACAACAGTGTTTAAAAAGTTCGGTTTCCAACATTTTTACAATTTTAATGGAAATAAACTTTCATACACAAAAAAGATTGGCAAATCTCAGTACGTTTCTGATGATTCGGCATATAAACAGCTTTTAAAACAAGTTAACTCAACAAAAAAAGGCCAATTTATTCAACTTTCAACAATGCAGAACCACATGCCTTATACTCCTGGAACATATGCAAAAAATGAATATAAGGCTACTGGTAGGCTTACAAATTACAGTCTAAAAAAAGTAGAATCATATTCACAAGGCCTCAATTATACTGATCAAGCGCTTAAGAAACTCATTGGAAGAGTCTCTAAAATGAAAAAACACGTCACTATTGTTTGGTATGGTGATCATTTGCCTGGACTGTATGATGGTCCAATCGTTGCAGGAAAAAATGCCACTAAGTATGATAATCGTTTACATCAAACTAACTATTTTATTTATAGTAATTTCAAGCATCAACCACTTTCGCATACCAAAGTGGTTTCTCCCAATATGTTCACA